In the Nitrospirales bacterium LBB_01 genome, one interval contains:
- a CDS encoding HD domain-containing protein, with product MKMRVLRLSGAMVGKPLDRPLYDENGQLMLGRGYVVTDKDIARISRALVVDAEGDDVIPEEDEDIDIEKIVDSDLPFENLDLLSIKIDGLFENLTREKEFQKKIRNSAKIVQDVCSIDEDLALGTIMLEHDSRYTVKHPIHTAIVCEIVAKKQGWSQEGRSSLICAALTMNVGMVELQERLHFQEEALSPYQKEEINRHPLEGVKLLKRLGITDDQWLTAVLQHHEMLDGTGYPSKLKDKAITEAARVIALADIYCARVSGRYYRQPLLPTVALKELFLNKNDSLDPDLSAVFIKNLGIYPPGTYVQLANNEMAIVTQRGERINAPIAYTVLRSNNTVPTVAIKRDTSLDEFAVKTIVPPSKVKVVINRYQLWGYGAFKRPKVAKRKQQRVQVTIAAKVLELATISTYDAVILNISQKGCFIRIQTATDKEFQYNKEFYITFRLLNRTMENIQAMSRTIQRKTDHSLIGMEFIELSTENSGIIKTFLNSQS from the coding sequence ATGAAGATGCGAGTGCTCAGATTGTCAGGGGCTATGGTAGGTAAACCTCTTGACAGGCCGCTGTATGACGAAAATGGTCAATTAATGCTCGGGCGCGGCTATGTCGTGACAGATAAAGACATTGCTCGGATATCCCGTGCACTTGTGGTAGATGCTGAGGGCGATGATGTCATACCGGAAGAGGACGAAGACATTGACATAGAAAAGATAGTTGACTCTGACCTGCCATTTGAAAACCTTGACCTTCTAAGTATAAAAATAGACGGACTCTTTGAAAATTTAACAAGAGAGAAGGAATTTCAAAAGAAGATTCGCAACTCAGCCAAAATTGTACAAGACGTTTGTAGCATTGATGAGGACTTAGCCCTTGGAACCATTATGCTTGAACATGACTCCCGATATACGGTCAAGCATCCTATTCATACTGCTATAGTGTGCGAAATAGTGGCAAAAAAACAGGGCTGGAGTCAGGAGGGTCGTTCCTCTCTGATATGTGCCGCTTTAACTATGAATGTGGGAATGGTAGAGCTCCAAGAGAGACTCCACTTTCAGGAGGAGGCACTGTCGCCATATCAGAAAGAGGAGATAAACAGACACCCGTTAGAAGGTGTTAAGCTGTTGAAACGGCTTGGCATTACAGATGACCAGTGGCTTACCGCTGTGCTTCAGCACCATGAGATGCTTGACGGTACAGGGTATCCTTCAAAGCTTAAGGACAAAGCGATAACGGAGGCAGCAAGAGTGATAGCGCTGGCTGACATCTACTGTGCCAGAGTCTCCGGCAGATATTACCGTCAGCCTCTGCTTCCAACGGTTGCGCTTAAGGAGCTGTTCTTAAATAAAAATGACAGTCTTGACCCTGATCTTTCTGCTGTATTTATTAAAAATCTTGGTATTTATCCTCCAGGGACTTACGTGCAACTGGCAAATAATGAAATGGCAATTGTCACCCAAAGAGGAGAAAGAATCAACGCTCCGATTGCCTACACAGTCCTTAGAAGTAATAACACTGTGCCGACAGTGGCAATTAAGAGAGATACATCGCTTGATGAATTTGCTGTAAAAACCATAGTTCCGCCCTCTAAGGTAAAAGTTGTGATAAACCGTTACCAACTATGGGGATACGGTGCGTTTAAACGCCCAAAGGTCGCAAAACGCAAGCAGCAAAGAGTACAGGTCACAATTGCCGCAAAGGTGCTTGAGCTTGCTACAATTTCAACATATGACGCCGTTATTTTAAACATAAGCCAAAAGGGATGCTTCATTAGAATTCAAACTGCTACGGATAAGGAATTCCAATACAATAAGGAGTTCTATATAACTTTTCGGCTACTCAACAGAACTATGGAAAACATACAAGCCATGTCAAGAACAATTCAGCGCAAAACCGATCACTCACTTATCGGTATGGAATTTATAGAACTGTCAACCGAAAATAGCGGAATTATCAAAACGTTCCTCAATTCACAGTCTTAA
- the scpB gene encoding SMC-Scp complex subunit ScpB gives MEKTEQTAVIEALLFIAGDPLSAGDIKGLTNLTDAEILSSLTDLIRAYKERDGGVVITEIAGGYQMTTNPAYAQWAKVLKKTKSLGKLSIAALETLSIVAYKQPITRVEIEEIRGVGSDWTIKILLERNLVKITGRKDAPGKPLLFGTTREFLQYFGLKDIADLPTLKEFTKDV, from the coding sequence ATGGAAAAAACCGAACAGACAGCAGTAATTGAAGCTCTTCTGTTTATAGCTGGAGACCCGCTCTCTGCGGGTGATATAAAAGGGCTTACAAATTTAACGGATGCTGAGATATTGTCCTCCTTGACAGACCTTATAAGAGCCTACAAGGAAAGAGACGGCGGTGTTGTGATAACTGAAATAGCCGGCGGCTATCAAATGACAACAAATCCCGCTTATGCGCAGTGGGCAAAGGTGCTAAAGAAGACAAAATCTCTGGGGAAACTCTCCATTGCAGCCCTTGAAACTCTTTCCATTGTAGCATACAAACAGCCCATAACACGGGTTGAGATAGAGGAAATACGCGGCGTCGGTTCCGATTGGACTATAAAAATATTGCTTGAAAGAAATTTGGTAAAAATCACAGGTCGCAAAGATGCACCCGGGAAACCCCTGCTTTTTGGTACCACAAGAGAGTTCCTTCAGTACTTTGGTCTTAAAGATATTGCAGATTTGCCAACACTTAAGGAATTCACAAAAGATGTGTAA
- a CDS encoding NAD(P)-dependent oxidoreductase encodes MKALVTGATGFIGSHLVEELVGQGYYVTCLVRGDSDLKWIENYPVKKILGDCLKHEILHKLTDEFDYVFHLAGLTKAANTNDFYSTNATGTENLIKNVIKYNKNVKRFVYISSLAVGGPSMDGVPLCPCSPPNPVSEYGRSKLQGEEAVIRQSDEIPVTIIRPPAVYGPRDRDFYMLFKMVKRGYLPYWGKSFYSFIYVEDLARGIANSVKTEKTIGKTYYLTDTETYSNEFLTDTIASELKCKYIKLRIPKSAIPFIANIIQKLTKTSIINSDKMTELKHTHWTCNCEDAVNDFSFKPEVTLREGIKWTANWYRLHKWL; translated from the coding sequence ATGAAAGCACTCGTAACCGGAGCAACTGGTTTTATAGGAAGCCACCTTGTAGAGGAGCTGGTAGGGCAAGGGTACTATGTCACATGCCTTGTCAGAGGCGACTCTGATTTGAAGTGGATAGAGAATTATCCAGTTAAAAAAATACTTGGTGACTGTTTAAAACATGAGATTCTCCATAAGCTTACTGATGAGTTTGATTATGTGTTTCACCTTGCCGGTTTAACAAAGGCTGCAAACACCAACGACTTCTATTCTACAAACGCAACCGGAACGGAGAATCTGATAAAAAATGTGATCAAATACAACAAAAACGTAAAAAGATTTGTCTATATAAGCAGTCTTGCAGTTGGAGGACCATCTATGGATGGGGTGCCGCTCTGTCCCTGCTCACCGCCTAATCCGGTCTCCGAATACGGCAGGAGTAAGCTTCAGGGCGAGGAGGCTGTCATAAGACAAAGTGATGAGATACCGGTTACCATAATAAGACCGCCTGCGGTTTACGGCCCAAGGGACAGGGATTTCTATATGCTTTTTAAGATGGTTAAACGAGGATACCTGCCCTATTGGGGCAAATCGTTCTATTCCTTTATCTATGTTGAAGATTTGGCAAGAGGTATTGCAAATTCGGTAAAGACCGAGAAAACTATCGGAAAAACATACTATCTAACCGATACAGAAACGTATTCTAACGAGTTTCTTACCGACACGATAGCCAGTGAGCTTAAATGCAAGTACATTAAACTCCGCATTCCAAAAAGTGCAATTCCTTTTATTGCTAACATTATACAAAAGTTAACTAAAACAAGCATAATAAACTCTGACAAGATGACTGAGCTTAAGCACACGCACTGGACATGTAATTGTGAAGATGCTGTGAATGATTTTTCATTTAAACCAGAGGTAACTTTGAGAGAGGGAATAAAGTGGACAGCAAACTGGTACAGGTTACACAAATGGCTGTAG
- a CDS encoding pyridoxal phosphate-dependent aminotransferase family protein has product MAVVENSKSIFDKCSKFTRARDVMALGLYPYFRMIESAQEPVVTISGRQVVMAGSNNYLGLANHPKVKEAAIEAIRKYGTGCAGSRFLNGTLDIHVDLENKLAQFMRTEAALIFTTGFQVNLGVISALVGKDDTVVLDKMDHASIIDGCRLSYGEVKKFRHNNMDDYERVLKDVSESGRNTLTVVDGVFSMEGDIVNLPGLVTAAKKYNSKIMVDDAHGIGVLGRTGRGTVEHFGLEADVDLIMGTYSKSLASVGGFIAGSEAIIHYIKHFARSLIFSASPTPATVATVSAALDIIESEPERIETLWKNTRKMMDGFKSMGFKTGPSQTPIVPVIVGEDELAYKMCKMLLDEGVFVNVAVPPAVTPGMSLVRTSFMATHTDEHLDIILSAFQKTGRAFGVIK; this is encoded by the coding sequence ATGGCTGTAGTAGAAAACTCAAAATCTATATTTGATAAGTGCTCTAAATTTACCCGGGCAAGAGATGTTATGGCGCTGGGACTTTATCCGTATTTCAGAATGATTGAAAGCGCCCAGGAGCCGGTTGTCACGATAAGCGGGCGGCAGGTTGTCATGGCCGGGTCAAACAACTACCTTGGGCTTGCTAATCATCCTAAGGTTAAAGAGGCAGCCATTGAGGCAATAAGAAAGTATGGCACAGGTTGTGCCGGTTCAAGGTTTTTAAACGGCACACTGGATATACACGTTGATTTAGAAAATAAGCTGGCTCAATTTATGCGGACAGAGGCGGCTCTCATTTTTACGACTGGTTTTCAGGTAAATCTCGGCGTTATTTCAGCCCTTGTCGGGAAAGATGATACCGTTGTCTTAGATAAGATGGACCATGCGAGCATCATAGATGGCTGCAGGCTTTCCTATGGGGAGGTTAAGAAGTTTCGTCATAACAACATGGACGACTATGAGAGGGTGCTAAAGGATGTATCAGAGAGCGGAAGGAACACTCTTACCGTGGTTGACGGCGTATTTAGCATGGAGGGCGACATAGTGAACCTGCCCGGGTTAGTGACTGCTGCAAAAAAGTACAATTCCAAAATAATGGTAGATGACGCTCATGGAATAGGGGTACTTGGCAGGACTGGACGGGGCACGGTGGAGCACTTTGGTTTAGAGGCTGATGTGGATCTTATCATGGGAACCTACAGCAAATCACTGGCCTCGGTGGGCGGCTTTATAGCAGGCAGTGAGGCTATAATACATTATATAAAGCACTTTGCAAGGTCTTTAATTTTCAGCGCCAGTCCAACTCCTGCAACGGTGGCCACAGTAAGTGCCGCATTAGATATAATAGAGAGCGAGCCGGAGCGAATAGAGACACTTTGGAAAAACACAAGAAAGATGATGGATGGGTTTAAGTCTATGGGGTTTAAGACAGGACCATCACAGACCCCCATTGTGCCTGTAATCGTTGGGGAGGATGAGCTGGCCTATAAGATGTGTAAGATGCTGCTTGATGAGGGGGTGTTTGTAAATGTAGCAGTCCCGCCTGCCGTCACACCTGGAATGTCGCTTGTAAGGACAAGTTTTATGGCAACTCACACGGATGAGCATCTTGATATTATTCTGAGCGCTTTTCAAAAAACAGGTAGAGCATTTGGTGTTATCAAGTAG
- a CDS encoding cyclase family protein: MEPVPIKPWIDVTLTLSTDMVVWRGDPPFYIRKKKTMERDNMNLSEVTMSVHAGTHMDSPLHFIKDGLSIDQMPIATTVGHSRVICINDRESIKADELKKHAIKEGQRILFKTVNSTEHLKRPQFYEKYVYLTEEGADYLVSCKISLVGIDYYSIAQCGSSEPVHRTLLGAGIWIIESLDLSEVSEGNYDLVCLPLKIADSDGSPVRAILRKLQ, translated from the coding sequence ATGGAACCTGTGCCGATAAAACCATGGATTGACGTAACGTTGACCCTTAGTACGGATATGGTGGTGTGGAGGGGGGATCCGCCTTTTTACATCAGAAAAAAAAAGACTATGGAAAGAGACAATATGAATCTTTCAGAAGTTACTATGAGCGTTCACGCCGGCACTCATATGGACAGCCCTCTGCATTTTATCAAAGACGGTCTGTCAATAGACCAAATGCCTATAGCAACCACAGTAGGTCACTCAAGAGTAATCTGCATAAATGACAGGGAATCCATAAAAGCAGATGAACTTAAAAAACACGCCATTAAAGAAGGACAACGGATCCTGTTTAAAACGGTTAACTCAACAGAACATTTAAAGAGGCCGCAATTTTATGAAAAATATGTCTATCTAACAGAAGAAGGAGCAGACTATCTCGTTTCCTGTAAAATCAGTTTAGTTGGAATTGATTATTACTCAATCGCACAGTGTGGAAGCTCCGAGCCTGTACACAGAACGCTGCTTGGCGCCGGCATATGGATAATTGAAAGCCTTGATTTATCAGAAGTCTCAGAGGGAAATTACGACCTCGTATGTCTTCCTCTAAAAATAGCAGACAGTGACGGCTCCCCTGTAAGAGCAATTTTGAGAAAGCTGCAGTAG
- the pgsA gene encoding CDP-diacylglycerol--glycerol-3-phosphate 3-phosphatidyltransferase produces the protein MTEELKMKSIRLNVPTVLTLSRILLIPVFLYVTPMQPIAGAAVFGLAAITDFLDGYLARRSGQVTTFGIIMDPIADKFLVIAALILLVDIGYLSIWPAVVIIVREFLVTTLRVVALSKDIVIKAELGGKLKTGAQIAGILCMIVESNLFSWFNFYTIGLMFIWISVVLAVISGVQYTVVFWRRI, from the coding sequence ATGACAGAAGAGCTCAAAATGAAATCGATACGTCTCAATGTTCCCACAGTGTTGACGTTAAGCAGGATTTTGCTGATACCGGTGTTTCTGTACGTAACTCCGATGCAGCCGATAGCAGGGGCTGCGGTGTTTGGACTCGCTGCAATTACGGATTTTCTGGATGGATATCTGGCAAGACGCTCCGGGCAGGTTACAACGTTTGGCATCATAATGGATCCAATTGCGGATAAGTTTCTTGTCATTGCCGCCCTCATACTTCTTGTCGATATAGGCTATCTTTCTATATGGCCTGCTGTGGTGATAATTGTCAGGGAGTTTCTTGTCACAACACTAAGAGTTGTGGCACTTTCAAAAGATATTGTGATAAAGGCCGAACTCGGCGGTAAACTTAAGACGGGAGCCCAAATAGCTGGAATCCTCTGTATGATAGTGGAGAGTAATCTCTTTAGCTGGTTTAACTTCTACACTATTGGGCTTATGTTTATCTGGATTTCTGTGGTTCTTGCCGTTATCTCAGGTGTGCAATATACGGTAGTGTTTTGGAGGAGGATTTGA
- the plsY gene encoding glycerol-3-phosphate 1-O-acyltransferase PlsY, with the protein MVLYLLLSFLLGSIPFGVVIAKTKGVDLTKVGSCNIGATNVLRSVGKLPALLTFLGDSLKGAVAVLIGKLTGQSDIAIGLMGIFAVLGHDFSIFMKFKGGKGVATSIGTVLFFMPYAGVFVGLTWIITAMITRYSSLSALVAFALLPFASLFIYGQIFDKLNFSLILALLIFYKHRGNIAKLLKGEEPKIGKKTGEKSSSSS; encoded by the coding sequence ATGGTTTTATATCTGTTACTTTCTTTTCTTTTGGGCTCAATACCCTTTGGCGTGGTAATAGCCAAAACAAAGGGTGTGGATTTGACAAAGGTTGGAAGCTGTAACATCGGTGCCACAAACGTGCTGAGATCAGTGGGGAAACTGCCGGCTCTCTTAACTTTCCTTGGAGATTCACTTAAGGGCGCTGTTGCCGTGCTAATTGGCAAACTAACCGGACAGAGCGATATAGCCATAGGACTTATGGGCATATTTGCCGTACTAGGCCACGATTTCTCTATATTTATGAAATTTAAAGGCGGTAAAGGGGTTGCAACAAGCATCGGAACCGTTCTGTTTTTTATGCCCTATGCCGGTGTGTTTGTTGGACTCACGTGGATTATCACGGCTATGATTACAAGATACTCTTCGTTGTCGGCTCTTGTTGCGTTTGCACTGTTACCATTTGCATCCCTTTTCATATATGGTCAGATATTTGATAAACTTAACTTCAGCCTAATATTGGCTCTTCTGATTTTTTATAAACACAGGGGAAATATTGCCAAACTTCTCAAAGGCGAGGAGCCAAAAATCGGAAAAAAGACAGGTGAAAAAAGCAGTAGTTCTTCTTAG
- the queC gene encoding 7-cyano-7-deazaguanine synthase QueC: MKKAVVLLSGGVDSSTTLAVAASEGYDVHALSFDYGQRHKIELQFSGRIAAQFKVKKHTVLTFDLREIGGSALTSDIEVPKGNSHSKSIPITYVPARNTIFLSFALALAEATGAADIFIGANAVDYSGYPDCRPEYLRAFEAMANLATKAGVEHSAKFKIHAPLIYLSKAEIIKLGTSLGVDFALTLSCYDPGPTGTPCKECQSCIIRAKGFKEAAIVDPCIAEH; the protein is encoded by the coding sequence GTGAAAAAAGCAGTAGTTCTTCTTAGCGGCGGTGTGGATTCCTCCACAACCCTTGCCGTTGCCGCATCTGAGGGGTATGACGTTCATGCGCTGTCGTTTGATTACGGACAAAGACATAAGATAGAGCTCCAATTTTCAGGCCGCATAGCCGCACAGTTTAAAGTTAAAAAACACACTGTTTTGACTTTTGATTTAAGAGAAATCGGAGGCTCAGCTCTTACCTCTGACATTGAGGTGCCTAAAGGCAACTCTCATTCTAAATCAATTCCTATCACATATGTGCCTGCAAGAAATACGATTTTTCTTTCCTTTGCCCTTGCCTTAGCTGAAGCCACAGGCGCAGCTGATATATTTATTGGAGCCAATGCAGTTGACTATAGCGGCTATCCCGATTGCCGCCCCGAATATCTCAGGGCTTTTGAGGCTATGGCAAATCTGGCAACAAAGGCAGGAGTGGAGCATAGTGCAAAGTTTAAAATCCATGCGCCGCTCATTTATTTGTCAAAGGCAGAAATTATAAAACTTGGCACATCACTTGGAGTGGATTTTGCTCTAACACTAAGCTGCTATGACCCTGGCCCCACAGGAACGCCCTGCAAAGAGTGTCAAAGCTGTATAATAAGAGCAAAAGGGTTTAAAGAGGCTGCAATTGTTGATCCTTGTATAGCAGAGCATTAA